The following proteins are encoded in a genomic region of Deltaproteobacteria bacterium:
- a CDS encoding diguanylate cyclase — protein sequence MSRRPSVETKIILGVALFLAISLFVLAELLLYPGFHLAERFGRIGFILLFFFSFSLFTVVALFLLTYWFVTRPLGTLMSIMQTAEEKDFLVRAPVLSEDLIGRLSRVFNRLMERMTTLDVIKLETERKLIQVQEELKYQEVLEEKNRRLTLLYDIARAISATLEFEELIHVLTDVIARRLGFKEFAILLWNPKKEVLIVRTTFGFKEEVKLQDMTFKLGEGVSGMAALTKEIIYIRDTKKDPRYLHYKGQKKEDGSFVSIPLLFKNNLVGVMNFSRPGVNQFSDEEREMLQAVASQIAVALINVDLYARTKDLSIKDELTDLYNRRYLQQILPMEIKRAKRFSRPVSILMVDIDSFKKYNDAYGHLEGDVVLREFARLLRENLREVDVIIRFGGEEFLVLLPNTNREQALTVSDKLLGWVRQHPFPNRQTQPTGHFTVSTGLSCYPEDAQSADDLVDHADVALYQAKGQGRDRVVAYTEFTKGESPKGDSPNGVSPKSSVSA from the coding sequence ATGTCCAGAAGGCCCTCCGTAGAGACGAAGATCATACTGGGGGTCGCCTTGTTTTTAGCCATTTCCCTCTTTGTCTTGGCGGAACTTTTGCTCTATCCGGGGTTTCATCTTGCCGAACGGTTTGGCAGGATTGGTTTTATCCTCCTCTTTTTCTTTTCCTTCTCCCTTTTTACGGTGGTGGCTCTCTTCTTACTGACCTATTGGTTTGTGACCCGTCCTCTGGGGACCTTGATGTCAATTATGCAGACGGCGGAGGAAAAGGATTTTCTGGTACGCGCCCCTGTCCTCTCGGAAGACCTCATCGGCCGGCTCTCCCGTGTTTTTAACCGGCTCATGGAGCGGATGACCACCCTGGATGTCATCAAACTGGAGACGGAGAGAAAATTGATCCAGGTGCAGGAGGAACTAAAGTATCAGGAGGTTTTGGAGGAGAAAAACCGGCGTCTGACTCTCCTCTATGATATTGCGAGGGCGATCAGTGCCACCTTGGAATTTGAAGAACTCATTCATGTCCTGACCGACGTTATTGCGAGAAGGCTTGGCTTCAAGGAGTTCGCCATCCTCCTCTGGAATCCCAAAAAGGAGGTCTTGATCGTCCGAACCACCTTTGGTTTTAAAGAAGAGGTCAAACTCCAGGACATGACCTTCAAACTGGGGGAGGGGGTGAGCGGGATGGCCGCCTTGACCAAGGAGATTATCTACATCCGTGATACCAAAAAGGATCCCCGTTATCTTCATTACAAGGGGCAGAAGAAGGAGGATGGTTCCTTTGTCTCAATCCCCCTCCTCTTTAAAAACAATCTGGTGGGGGTCATGAATTTCTCACGGCCCGGTGTCAACCAGTTTTCGGACGAGGAGAGGGAAATGCTCCAGGCGGTGGCGAGCCAGATTGCGGTTGCCCTGATCAATGTTGATCTTTATGCCAGAACCAAGGATCTCTCGATCAAGGATGAACTGACGGATCTGTACAACCGTCGTTATCTCCAACAGATCCTTCCGATGGAGATCAAACGGGCCAAGCGATTCTCGCGCCCTGTCTCCATTTTGATGGTCGATATCGATTCCTTCAAGAAGTACAATGATGCCTACGGCCATCTGGAGGGGGATGTTGTCCTTCGGGAGTTTGCCAGGCTTCTGCGTGAAAACCTGCGCGAGGTAGATGTGATCATCCGTTTCGGGGGGGAGGAATTTTTGGTCCTTCTGCCGAATACGAACCGGGAACAGGCCTTGACAGTTTCTGATAAACTTTTGGGGTGGGTCCGCCAGCATCCGTTTCCGAACCGACAAACGCAGCCGACAGGACATTTTACAGTGAGTACCGGACTCTCCTGTTATCCCGAGGATGCCCAATCGGCCGACGATCTGGTCGACCATGCCGATGTGGCCCTCTACCAGGCGAAGGGACAGGGGCGTGATCGTGTGGTGGCGTATACGGAGTTTACGAAGGGTGAGTCACCCAAGGGTGATTCGCCCAATGGGGTATCACCTAAGAGTTCTGTTTCAGCTTGA